The following proteins are co-located in the uncultured Fusobacterium sp. genome:
- the rplW gene encoding 50S ribosomal protein L23 yields MTSYDIVKKPIITEKTELLRREYNKYTFEVSPKANKIQIKKAIEELFNVKVASVATLNSKPVTKRHGMKLYKTQAKKKAIVKLAEGTITYFKEV; encoded by the coding sequence ATGACATCATATGATATCGTAAAAAAACCTATCATCACTGAAAAAACTGAACTACTTAGAAGAGAGTACAACAAGTACACTTTCGAAGTAAGCCCAAAAGCTAATAAGATTCAAATAAAAAAAGCTATTGAAGAGTTATTCAACGTTAAAGTTGCATCAGTGGCAACTCTAAACAGCAAACCTGTTACTAAGAGACATGGAATGAAACTTTACAAAACTCAAGCTAAAAAGAAGGCAATCGTTAAATTAGCTGAAGGAACAATCACTTACTTTAAAGAAGTATAA
- the rplB gene encoding 50S ribosomal protein L2, with product MAIRKMKAMTNGTRHMSRLVNEDLDNVRPEKSLTVPLKSAYGRDNYGHRTCRDRQKGHKRLYRIIDFKRNKLDVPARVESIEYDPNRTANIALLFYVDGEKRYILAPKGLKKGDMVMAGSQAEIKPGNALKIKDMPVGVQIHNIELQRGKGGQLVRSAGTAARLVAKEGTYCHVELPSGELRLIHGECMATIGEVGNSEHSLVQIGKAGRNRNMGKRPHVRGSVMNPVDHPHGGGEGKNPVGRKAPLTPWGKPAMGVKTRGKKTTDKFIVRRRNDK from the coding sequence ATGGCTATTAGAAAAATGAAAGCAATGACTAATGGAACTAGACACATGTCAAGATTAGTCAATGAAGATTTAGATAATGTAAGACCTGAAAAGTCTTTAACTGTACCTTTAAAATCTGCTTATGGTAGAGATAACTACGGGCACAGAACTTGTAGAGACAGACAAAAAGGACACAAAAGACTTTACAGAATTATCGACTTCAAAAGAAATAAATTAGATGTACCAGCTAGAGTAGAATCTATCGAGTACGATCCAAACAGAACAGCTAATATCGCTCTTCTATTCTATGTAGATGGAGAAAAAAGATATATATTAGCACCAAAAGGATTAAAAAAAGGTGACATGGTTATGGCAGGATCTCAAGCTGAGATTAAACCAGGAAACGCACTTAAAATAAAAGACATGCCAGTAGGGGTTCAAATTCATAATATTGAACTACAAAGAGGAAAGGGTGGACAATTAGTAAGATCCGCAGGTACAGCAGCAAGACTTGTTGCTAAAGAAGGAACTTACTGTCACGTAGAGTTACCATCAGGTGAACTTAGATTAATTCACGGTGAATGCATGGCAACTATCGGAGAAGTAGGAAATTCTGAACATAGCTTAGTTCAAATCGGTAAAGCTGGAAGAAACAGAAACATGGGAAAAAGACCTCACGTAAGAGGATCTGTAATGAACCCTGTTGATCACCCTCATGGAGGAGGAGAAGGTAAGAATCCAGTAGGTAGAAAAGCTCCTTTAACACCTTGGGGTAAACCAGCAATGGGTGTTAAAACTAGAGGTAAGAAAACTACAGATAAATTTATCGTAAGAAGAAGAAACGATAAATAA
- the rplD gene encoding 50S ribosomal protein L4: MAVLNIYNLAGTQTGTVEVKDSVFGIEPNQAVLHEVLTAELAAARQGTAATKTRAMVRGGGRKPFKQKGTGRARQGTIRAPHMVGGGVTFGPHPRSYEKKVNKKVRNLALRSALSAKVANGDILVLEGTIDTPKTKTIIALTNAINATNKQLFVVNDLAAEADFNLYLSVRNLENAVVLQPNEIGVYWLLKQEKVILTREALTTIEEVLG; this comes from the coding sequence ATGGCAGTTTTAAACATATATAACTTAGCAGGAACACAAACTGGAACTGTTGAAGTTAAAGATTCAGTGTTTGGGATTGAACCTAATCAAGCAGTGCTTCATGAAGTATTAACTGCAGAATTAGCAGCTGCTAGACAAGGAACTGCAGCTACTAAAACTAGAGCAATGGTTAGAGGAGGGGGAAGAAAACCTTTCAAACAAAAAGGAACTGGTAGAGCAAGACAAGGTACTATCAGAGCTCCACATATGGTAGGAGGAGGAGTTACATTTGGTCCTCACCCAAGATCATATGAGAAAAAAGTTAACAAAAAAGTTAGAAACCTAGCTCTAAGATCAGCATTATCAGCTAAAGTAGCTAATGGAGATATCCTAGTTCTTGAAGGAACAATCGATACACCAAAAACAAAAACAATAATTGCTTTAACAAATGCAATTAACGCAACTAACAAACAATTATTTGTAGTAAACGATCTTGCTGCAGAAGCAGATTTCAACTTATACCTATCAGTAAGAAATCTTGAAAACGCAGTAGTATTACAACCAAATGAAATTGGTGTATACTGGCTATTAAAACAAGAAAAAGTAATTCTTACTAGAGAAGCACTAACTACAATAGAGGAGGTGCTTGGATAA